One genomic region from Salinicola endophyticus encodes:
- the tolQ gene encoding protein TolQ translates to MSIPHLIMNASLVVQVVMLLLLAASVASWVVIFQRSFALARAKKAQREFDERFWSGIDLNELYQDVPENHEAQGAEHVFRAGFREFNRLMPKTRSSEAVLDGVQRSQRVALSREEDRLNANLTLLATVASASPYIGLFGTVWGIMGSFQSLSMAQQATLSTVAPWIAEALVATAMGLFAAIPAVIFYNRLSSIASRLLGEYEDFAEEFHSILHRNLQGRGSSQSA, encoded by the coding sequence ATGTCCATCCCCCATCTGATCATGAACGCCAGCCTGGTCGTCCAGGTGGTCATGCTGCTGCTGCTGGCCGCTTCGGTCGCCTCCTGGGTGGTGATCTTCCAGCGCAGCTTTGCACTGGCGCGGGCCAAGAAGGCGCAGCGCGAGTTCGACGAGCGCTTCTGGTCCGGCATCGATCTCAACGAGCTCTATCAGGACGTGCCGGAGAACCATGAAGCCCAGGGTGCCGAGCATGTCTTCCGCGCCGGCTTTCGCGAGTTCAATCGGCTGATGCCCAAGACCCGCAGCAGCGAGGCGGTGCTCGATGGCGTGCAGCGCTCGCAGCGCGTGGCACTGTCACGCGAAGAGGATCGTCTCAACGCCAACCTGACGCTGCTGGCCACGGTGGCCTCGGCAAGCCCCTACATCGGCCTGTTCGGTACCGTATGGGGCATCATGGGGTCGTTCCAGAGCCTCTCCATGGCCCAGCAGGCCACGCTCTCTACGGTCGCGCCGTGGATCGCCGAGGCGCTGGTGGCGACCGCCATGGGCCTGTTCGCGGCCATCCCCGCGGTGATCTTCTACAACCGTCTCTCTTCCATCGCCAGCCGTCTGCTCGGCGAGTACGAAGATTTCGCCGAAGAGTTCCACTCGATCCTGCACCGCAATCTGCAGGGTCGCGGCAGCAGTCAGTCGGCCTGA
- a CDS encoding L-idonate 5-dehydrogenase has translation MKALVIHGKQDLRAEAWDTPEPGDDEVRVRIAWGGICGSDLHYYHEGANGAFVVREPLIPGHELSGTVDLDPSGALAAGTPVTFHPATFGECQPGLEQHPHLWPRGGYLGSASTTPHTQGGMSEYLVVKRSMIRTLPATLPLKRAALTEPLAVALHGIRIAGGVEGKRVLVCGSGPIGLLVAAAALAKGASEVTATDVCEGPLARARALGVHATVRIGEAEPAAEAFDVALECSGVPASIDVAIRAVRRAGVIAQIGMMGAGSQPLELATLIAKEIQLRGCFRFNDEVDEAIELLDRDARFDQVITHELAADDAVEAFTIAKDAQTSGKVLVRLWPE, from the coding sequence ATGAAAGCGCTGGTGATACACGGCAAGCAGGATCTGCGAGCAGAGGCCTGGGACACCCCGGAACCGGGCGACGACGAAGTGCGCGTGCGCATCGCCTGGGGCGGCATCTGCGGCTCCGATCTGCACTACTACCACGAGGGCGCCAACGGTGCTTTCGTGGTGCGTGAGCCGCTGATTCCGGGGCATGAGCTCTCCGGCACGGTGGATCTCGACCCCAGCGGAGCGCTGGCTGCGGGCACCCCGGTGACCTTCCACCCGGCCACCTTCGGCGAGTGCCAGCCGGGGCTGGAACAGCACCCGCACCTGTGGCCACGCGGCGGCTATCTGGGGTCGGCCTCGACCACGCCGCACACCCAGGGGGGAATGAGCGAGTATCTGGTGGTCAAGCGCAGCATGATCCGCACCCTGCCGGCGACGCTGCCGCTCAAGCGCGCGGCACTGACCGAGCCACTGGCGGTGGCGCTGCACGGCATCCGTATCGCCGGCGGCGTCGAGGGCAAGCGCGTGCTGGTCTGCGGTTCAGGGCCGATCGGCCTGCTGGTGGCCGCCGCGGCGCTGGCCAAAGGCGCGAGCGAGGTCACCGCCACGGATGTCTGCGAGGGGCCGCTGGCGCGGGCGCGGGCACTCGGTGTGCACGCCACCGTGCGCATCGGTGAGGCGGAGCCAGCGGCAGAGGCGTTCGATGTGGCGCTGGAGTGCTCGGGCGTGCCCGCGTCGATCGATGTCGCCATCCGTGCCGTGCGGCGTGCCGGCGTGATCGCCCAGATCGGCATGATGGGTGCCGGTTCCCAGCCGCTGGAGCTGGCGACGCTGATCGCCAAGGAGATTCAGCTACGGGGCTGCTTCCGCTTCAACGACGAGGTCGACGAAGCGATCGAACTGCTCGACCGGGATGCGCGCTTCGATCAGGTGATCACCCATGAACTCGCCGCCGATGACGCGGTCGAGGCGTTCACGATCGCCAAGGATGCCCAGACCTCGGGCAAAGTGCTGGTGCGGTTGTGGCCAGAATGA
- the pal gene encoding peptidoglycan-associated lipoprotein Pal, with protein MQFKTYAKTLAVALSLAVVAGCSSSGGTQEGNMDGTSGNMSGQGMTSGQGANGSQMNANQQRPSVDTIYFAFDSDEIRPEFESVLRGHAQYLMANPNVNVTLEGYADERGTREYNLGLGERRAQSVEQYLTVQGVSPSQISIVSYGEERPAVQGHTEEAYAKNRRVVFDYK; from the coding sequence ATGCAATTCAAGACTTACGCCAAGACGCTAGCGGTCGCGCTATCACTGGCAGTGGTTGCGGGCTGTTCCAGCAGCGGCGGCACCCAGGAAGGGAACATGGATGGCACCTCCGGCAACATGTCCGGCCAGGGCATGACCTCCGGTCAAGGCGCAAACGGTTCGCAGATGAACGCCAACCAGCAGCGTCCCAGCGTCGACACGATCTACTTCGCGTTCGACAGCGACGAAATCCGTCCGGAGTTCGAATCCGTGCTGCGCGGCCACGCCCAGTACCTGATGGCCAACCCGAACGTCAACGTGACGCTGGAAGGCTATGCCGACGAGCGCGGCACGCGTGAATACAACCTGGGCCTCGGCGAGCGTCGTGCGCAGTCGGTCGAGCAGTACCTGACCGTCCAGGGCGTATCCCCGTCGCAGATCTCCATCGTCAGCTACGGTGAAGAGCGTCCTGCCGTTCAGGGCCACACCGAAGAAGCCTACGCGAAGAACCGTCGCGTCGTGTTCGACTACAAGTAA
- a CDS encoding D-2-hydroxyacid dehydrogenase → MQQTPAPGAGRDANPSASHRLRVAVATPLSETLCAMIEAREPRLELIRDQALLPPMRHPADFAGDPSFQRSTEAQARFEALLADAEVLYGIPDLDPAALARVVAANPRLRWVHLMAAGGGGQVKAAQLSREQLDRVAFTTSAGVHGGPLAEYALFGVLAGAKQLPRVQAQQRAHHWSGRWAMGQVSEQTVLLLGLGGIGREVARKLSLLGARVIGVSRHGRAVDHVDEIVAPEALHAAAARADAVVCSLPGTAATDKLVDADFLAALPPGATFVNVGRGTVVDEPALIEALRAEHLGLAVLDVTASEPLTADSPLWDLPNVLLTPHTAALNAAEDRLIAELFVDNARRYLDGEPLRNRVDTVEFY, encoded by the coding sequence ATGCAGCAGACACCAGCGCCGGGGGCGGGGCGTGACGCAAACCCATCGGCGAGCCACAGGCTGAGAGTGGCGGTGGCCACGCCGTTGAGCGAGACGCTGTGTGCCATGATCGAAGCCCGCGAGCCGCGTCTCGAGCTGATCCGTGATCAGGCGCTGTTGCCGCCCATGCGCCACCCGGCGGATTTCGCCGGCGACCCCAGCTTTCAGCGCAGCACCGAGGCCCAGGCGCGCTTCGAGGCGCTGCTCGCCGATGCCGAGGTACTCTACGGCATTCCCGATCTCGACCCGGCGGCGCTGGCGCGCGTGGTCGCGGCCAACCCGCGCCTGCGCTGGGTCCATCTGATGGCAGCCGGTGGCGGTGGCCAGGTGAAAGCGGCGCAACTCTCCCGCGAGCAGCTCGACCGGGTCGCTTTCACTACGTCGGCCGGGGTGCACGGCGGGCCGCTGGCCGAGTACGCGCTGTTCGGTGTACTCGCCGGGGCCAAGCAGCTGCCACGGGTCCAGGCCCAGCAGCGCGCGCACCACTGGAGCGGACGCTGGGCGATGGGACAGGTCAGTGAACAGACCGTGTTGCTGCTGGGGCTCGGCGGGATCGGCCGCGAGGTGGCGCGCAAGCTGTCGCTGCTGGGCGCGCGGGTGATCGGCGTCTCGCGCCATGGCCGGGCGGTCGACCACGTCGACGAGATCGTGGCGCCGGAAGCGCTGCACGCGGCGGCGGCACGCGCCGACGCCGTGGTCTGCTCGCTGCCGGGCACCGCCGCCACCGACAAGCTGGTGGATGCGGATTTCCTCGCCGCGCTGCCCCCGGGCGCCACCTTCGTCAACGTCGGCCGCGGCACGGTGGTCGACGAGCCGGCGCTGATCGAGGCCCTGCGCGCCGAGCATCTGGGCCTGGCGGTACTCGATGTCACCGCCAGCGAACCGCTGACCGCCGACTCGCCGCTATGGGATCTGCCCAATGTGCTACTGACCCCACATACCGCGGCGCTCAACGCCGCCGAGGATCGTCTGATCGCCGAGCTTTTCGTCGACAACGCCCGGCGCTATCTCGACGGTGAGCCGCTGCGTAATCGCGTCGATACGGTGGAGTTCTACTGA
- a CDS encoding YciK family oxidoreductase produces MPCHSDYQAPADLLTGKVILVTGASAGIGRAAAMTYARHGATVVLLGRSLSRLETVYDAIEAAKAPQPAIFPLNLESATAQDFGVVAAKLEQAFGRLDGLLHNASLLGERKSVADSDLEVWAQVMQVNFTASLGLTQALLPLLEASTDASVVFTSSSVGRRGRAEWGAYSTSKFATEGLMQILADEYRDSALRFNSINPGGTRTAMRRAAYPQEDPQRVPTPESIMPTYLWLMGRESRGTTGEAFDAQPPRQ; encoded by the coding sequence ATGCCTTGTCATAGCGACTATCAGGCGCCCGCAGATCTGCTCACGGGTAAGGTGATTCTGGTTACCGGGGCGAGCGCCGGCATCGGACGTGCGGCGGCCATGACCTATGCCCGGCACGGTGCCACCGTGGTGCTGCTCGGGCGTAGCCTGAGCCGATTGGAAACGGTGTATGACGCCATCGAGGCGGCCAAGGCACCGCAGCCGGCAATTTTCCCGCTCAATCTCGAGAGCGCCACGGCGCAGGACTTCGGGGTCGTCGCGGCCAAGCTCGAACAGGCCTTCGGGCGGCTCGACGGTCTGTTGCACAATGCCAGCCTGCTGGGGGAGCGCAAGTCGGTCGCTGACTCCGATCTCGAGGTCTGGGCACAGGTGATGCAGGTCAACTTCACCGCCAGTCTCGGTTTGACTCAGGCCTTGTTGCCGCTGCTCGAAGCGTCCACTGACGCCTCGGTGGTGTTCACCTCGTCCAGCGTGGGACGGCGCGGGCGTGCCGAGTGGGGCGCCTACTCGACGTCCAAGTTCGCCACCGAGGGCCTGATGCAGATTCTCGCCGACGAGTATCGCGACTCGGCGCTACGCTTCAACTCGATCAACCCCGGCGGTACGCGCACCGCCATGCGCCGTGCGGCCTATCCCCAGGAAGACCCGCAGCGGGTGCCCACGCCGGAATCGATCATGCCCACCTACCTCTGGTTGATGGGCCGCGAGAGTCGCGGCACCACTGGCGAAGCCTTCGACGCCCAGCCGCCGCGGCAGTGA
- a CDS encoding IclR family transcriptional regulator — MAGEAERSPAVTRAIRVLALLEQAGDTALGASEMARQLSVARSSLFNICLALEAEGLIARSAGGYRLGRRLVELGGAYLRGVDPVQAFYQACNETPLLHDEICQLAVLDGTEVLYLAAHAGRMPLRMTASIGSRFPASITAVGNALLARLDDAEIRRRFADPATRPGWTERSVTDLEALVAKIARVRERGYGLDLGEVFPGVRGLALVVAPQYSGEQAYALGTSLMEERCNDALEADAVAALDAMARRIANPMNLAADPHDTAMRGARDAGR, encoded by the coding sequence ATGGCGGGAGAGGCCGAGCGCAGCCCGGCGGTGACCCGGGCGATTCGCGTGCTGGCGCTGCTGGAGCAGGCCGGTGACACCGCACTGGGGGCGAGCGAGATGGCGCGGCAGCTGTCGGTGGCGCGCTCGTCGCTGTTCAACATCTGTCTGGCGCTGGAGGCCGAGGGGCTGATCGCACGCAGTGCCGGCGGCTACCGCCTGGGGCGACGTCTGGTCGAGCTGGGAGGCGCCTATCTGCGCGGCGTCGATCCGGTCCAGGCGTTCTACCAAGCGTGCAACGAGACCCCACTGCTGCACGACGAAATCTGCCAGCTGGCGGTGCTCGACGGCACCGAGGTGCTCTATCTCGCCGCCCATGCCGGGCGTATGCCGCTGCGCATGACCGCGAGCATCGGCAGCCGCTTTCCGGCCTCGATCACCGCGGTGGGCAACGCGCTGCTGGCGCGCCTCGACGATGCCGAGATTCGGCGGCGTTTCGCCGACCCGGCGACTCGCCCGGGTTGGACCGAGCGCTCGGTCACCGACCTCGAGGCGCTGGTGGCCAAGATCGCCCGGGTGCGCGAACGCGGCTACGGCCTTGACCTGGGCGAGGTCTTTCCCGGGGTACGCGGGCTGGCGCTGGTGGTGGCGCCGCAGTACAGCGGCGAGCAGGCCTATGCCCTTGGCACCTCACTGATGGAGGAGCGTTGTAACGACGCGCTGGAGGCGGACGCCGTGGCGGCGCTGGATGCCATGGCGCGGCGTATCGCCAACCCCATGAACCTGGCCGCCGACCCCCACGATACCGCCATGCGCGGTGCCCGCGACGCCGGGCGCTGA
- the tolR gene encoding protein TolR, producing MGGPYSRHHRRKPMGEINVVPFIDVMLVLLVIFMITAPMLTQGVKVDLPQVTSEPIDTQEQEPIIVSVDNKGEYYISLGDKDKPVTLQTVGDQVVAILERKPNTPVMVRGDKNASYGQVVTLMSTLQMAGVANVGLISEPPSGDNKG from the coding sequence ATGGGTGGACCCTATAGCCGACACCACCGGCGCAAGCCGATGGGCGAAATCAACGTCGTCCCCTTCATCGACGTCATGCTGGTGCTGCTGGTGATCTTCATGATCACCGCGCCCATGCTGACCCAGGGCGTCAAGGTCGACCTGCCGCAGGTCACCTCGGAGCCCATCGATACCCAGGAGCAGGAGCCGATCATCGTCTCGGTCGACAATAAAGGCGAGTACTACATCTCGCTGGGTGACAAGGACAAGCCGGTGACCCTGCAGACCGTGGGTGATCAGGTGGTGGCGATTCTCGAGCGCAAGCCCAACACGCCGGTCATGGTCCGGGGCGACAAGAACGCCTCCTATGGTCAGGTGGTGACGTTGATGAGCACGTTGCAGATGGCCGGCGTGGCGAACGTCGGGTTGATTTCCGAACCGCCCTCGGGTGACAACAAGGGGTAA
- a CDS encoding glucose 1-dehydrogenase codes for MKLFDISGRLALVTGSSRGLGFTLAQGLARQGARVIVHGRQAEAVTRAAEAIRAETGADVDSVTFDVTDSAAVREALDGLTARLGTPDILVNNAGLQRRAPFTEFDPADWDAVLATNLSSAFYVSRALAERMSQRGSGKIVNIGSVQSQLARQTIAPYAASKGGVVMLTKGMAADLARFDIQVNCISPGYFKTDMNTALWQDEAFNSWVESRTPAQRWGNVEELVGTLVYLCSDASAFVSGQNIFVDGGMTSVV; via the coding sequence ATGAAGCTTTTCGATATCAGCGGCCGCCTGGCCCTGGTGACCGGCTCGTCACGGGGATTGGGATTCACCCTGGCCCAGGGGCTGGCACGCCAGGGAGCGCGCGTGATCGTGCACGGGCGCCAGGCCGAGGCGGTGACGCGTGCCGCCGAGGCGATCCGCGCCGAGACCGGTGCCGACGTCGACAGCGTGACCTTCGATGTCACCGATAGCGCCGCCGTGCGCGAGGCGCTGGATGGGCTGACGGCGCGCCTGGGCACACCGGATATCCTGGTCAACAACGCCGGGCTCCAGCGGCGAGCCCCGTTCACCGAGTTCGATCCCGCCGACTGGGATGCGGTGCTCGCTACCAACCTCTCCAGCGCCTTCTATGTCTCGCGTGCGCTGGCTGAGCGCATGTCGCAGCGCGGGTCGGGCAAGATCGTCAATATCGGTTCGGTGCAGTCGCAGCTGGCACGCCAGACCATCGCCCCCTATGCCGCCTCCAAGGGCGGCGTGGTGATGCTGACCAAGGGCATGGCCGCCGACCTTGCGCGCTTCGATATCCAGGTCAACTGCATCTCGCCGGGCTACTTCAAGACCGACATGAACACCGCCCTGTGGCAGGACGAGGCCTTCAACAGCTGGGTGGAATCGCGCACGCCGGCCCAGCGCTGGGGTAACGTCGAAGAGCTGGTGGGTACGCTGGTCTATCTCTGCTCGGACGCCTCGGCCTTCGTCTCGGGCCAGAACATCTTCGTCGACGGCGGCATGACCTCGGTGGTCTGA
- a CDS encoding NAD(P)-dependent oxidoreductase produces MPSSTDSAAADALSDTAASFEAAFARPGKRRVGMLGLGNMGMPMARNLLAAGVAAQVSVYGRSPDKLAPLITAGAQLAETPRALAAASDVLITVLPDLDPLRELLWGDQGIVAGAGEALLIVICSTSSPQGVRELAAELEQASAGRIRLLDAPLSGGTDGADAGRLSIMVGGEVPLFEAARPLLASLGTPVHLGPLGAGEVAKACNQMVVASTMVALSEATVIAERAGLDVASLLECLGGGYAGGRLLEARKQRLIDKDYTPTGVARYMIKDLAFARDEADRGGVVTPQLATLSRLFDDLGARGLGDQDLCVTQRYIAELDRLP; encoded by the coding sequence ATGCCGTCTTCCACCGATTCCGCTGCCGCTGACGCTCTCAGTGACACCGCGGCGAGCTTCGAGGCCGCCTTCGCCCGGCCCGGCAAGCGCCGGGTCGGCATGCTCGGCCTGGGCAACATGGGCATGCCCATGGCGCGCAATCTGCTGGCCGCCGGGGTGGCTGCGCAGGTGAGCGTGTATGGGCGCTCGCCCGACAAGCTGGCGCCGCTGATCACTGCCGGCGCCCAACTGGCGGAGACGCCGCGGGCGCTGGCTGCCGCCAGCGACGTACTGATCACGGTGCTGCCCGATCTCGACCCGCTGCGCGAGCTGCTGTGGGGCGATCAGGGCATCGTCGCCGGTGCCGGCGAGGCGCTGCTGATCGTGATCTGCTCCACCTCGTCACCCCAGGGCGTGCGCGAGCTGGCTGCCGAACTCGAGCAGGCGAGCGCGGGGCGTATCCGCCTGCTCGACGCGCCGCTCTCCGGGGGTACCGATGGCGCCGACGCCGGGCGGCTGTCGATCATGGTCGGCGGCGAGGTACCGCTCTTCGAGGCGGCGCGGCCGCTGCTGGCGAGCCTGGGTACCCCCGTGCATCTGGGGCCGCTGGGAGCGGGCGAGGTGGCCAAGGCGTGCAACCAGATGGTGGTGGCCTCGACCATGGTGGCGCTGTCGGAGGCAACGGTGATCGCCGAGCGAGCCGGGCTCGACGTCGCGTCGCTGCTCGAGTGCCTGGGCGGTGGCTATGCCGGTGGGCGCCTGCTGGAAGCGCGCAAGCAGCGCCTGATCGACAAGGATTACACCCCCACGGGGGTTGCCCGCTACATGATCAAGGATCTCGCCTTCGCGCGCGACGAGGCGGACCGCGGCGGGGTAGTGACGCCACAGCTGGCAACGCTCTCGCGGCTGTTCGACGACCTTGGCGCGCGCGGGCTGGGCGACCAGGATCTGTGCGTCACCCAGCGCTACATCGCTGAACTGGATCGCCTGCCCTGA
- the tolA gene encoding cell envelope integrity protein TolA, which yields MAKRTRRVGYGLPVVLAIGVHIVALLLTMLRLPESEPTPSSSSVVQATLVSDVTATDKAQYAKEAKARAAKRQAEEAAQQAAEQQAQEAAREQAEQQAAQAQAEQQAAADAARAEAQRRQQAAEQAAAERAEAARQQKAAEAEQQRQVQIQKQKAEEAKKQAEAEKQRQAEEAKKKAEAEKQREAEEAKKQAEAEKQRAAEEAKKKAEAEKKREAEEAKKKAEAEKKRQAEEAKKKAEAEKKRQAEEAKKKAAAEAKKKAEAAAKAASQNALNDSIANEEERIANAQQSNQASNSFINLVKRAVEDQWHLPPNADGSLVTQVRVRLGPSGELLAATVTRSSGNPSFDRSATQAVEAAAPFRELQQLDAGLQRRFRDFNLKFTPGDIQ from the coding sequence ATGGCGAAGCGAACGCGCCGTGTCGGCTACGGCTTGCCCGTCGTCCTGGCGATCGGGGTGCACATTGTGGCCCTGCTGTTGACGATGTTGCGCCTGCCGGAGAGCGAGCCGACCCCCAGCTCCTCTTCGGTGGTGCAGGCGACGCTGGTCAGTGATGTGACCGCGACCGACAAGGCTCAATATGCCAAGGAGGCCAAAGCGCGTGCGGCCAAGCGCCAGGCCGAGGAGGCCGCGCAGCAGGCTGCCGAGCAGCAGGCGCAGGAAGCCGCCCGTGAGCAGGCCGAACAGCAGGCGGCACAGGCGCAAGCCGAACAGCAGGCAGCGGCCGATGCTGCTCGTGCCGAGGCTCAGCGGCGTCAGCAGGCGGCCGAACAGGCAGCCGCGGAGCGCGCCGAAGCGGCACGTCAGCAAAAGGCAGCGGAAGCCGAGCAGCAGCGGCAGGTGCAGATCCAGAAGCAGAAGGCCGAAGAGGCCAAGAAGCAGGCCGAGGCCGAGAAGCAGCGCCAGGCCGAAGAGGCCAAGAAGAAAGCCGAGGCCGAGAAGCAGCGCGAGGCGGAAGAAGCCAAGAAGCAGGCCGAGGCCGAGAAGCAGCGCGCGGCAGAAGAGGCCAAGAAGAAAGCCGAGGCGGAGAAGAAGCGCGAGGCAGAAGAGGCCAAGAAGAAAGCCGAGGCGGAGAAGAAGCGCCAGGCCGAGGAAGCCAAGAAGAAGGCCGAGGCGGAGAAGAAACGTCAGGCGGAAGAGGCCAAGAAGAAGGCCGCAGCGGAAGCCAAGAAAAAGGCCGAGGCCGCAGCCAAGGCGGCAAGCCAGAATGCGCTCAATGACTCGATTGCCAACGAAGAGGAGCGTATTGCCAATGCGCAGCAGTCGAATCAGGCCTCCAACAGCTTCATCAATCTGGTCAAGCGTGCGGTCGAGGATCAGTGGCACCTGCCACCCAACGCCGATGGTTCGCTGGTAACGCAGGTCAGAGTGCGGCTGGGGCCGTCAGGGGAGCTGCTCGCGGCGACCGTGACCCGCAGCAGTGGCAACCCCAGTTTCGACCGCTCGGCGACGCAGGCGGTAGAGGCGGCGGCACCGTTCCGTGAGCTGCAGCAGCTGGATGCCGGACTGCAGCGACGGTTCCGCGATTTCAATCTCAAGTTCACACCCGGGGATATACAGTGA
- the ybgF gene encoding tol-pal system protein YbgF, whose translation MKHGLKRLCGAGALVLPLSVWAQQPVVDDLTGQSSGGFYSQTQARESGGGTLTILNELQDNRQQIQELRGQVEELRYQLEQLKQQTQQQYLDLDDRLSGSGSGNGGDMSGSSVDTGAASQVTENSGAGDSGAAGGSAGAASATTADSGASAPAAGGSGDGRDAYQAAFQQVQARQFDAAISSFKRFIADYPQSSLIPNAHYWLGELYSAQSQLDAAATAFNTVIDDYPQSSKVPDALYKLGLLKARQGDTQGSRELLKRVQSDYPKSSAAQMAGDFLNQLGN comes from the coding sequence ATGAAACACGGTCTGAAAAGACTGTGCGGCGCGGGAGCCCTGGTGCTCCCGCTGTCCGTATGGGCTCAGCAGCCGGTCGTGGATGACCTCACCGGTCAGTCGTCCGGCGGTTTCTACAGTCAGACGCAGGCACGCGAAAGCGGCGGCGGCACCCTGACGATCCTCAACGAATTACAGGACAACCGCCAGCAGATCCAAGAGCTGCGCGGGCAGGTCGAGGAGCTGCGCTATCAGCTCGAGCAGCTGAAGCAGCAGACTCAGCAGCAGTATCTCGATCTCGATGACCGTCTCTCGGGGAGCGGGAGCGGCAATGGTGGTGACATGTCGGGCAGTAGCGTCGACACCGGCGCGGCGAGCCAGGTCACCGAAAACAGTGGGGCCGGAGATAGCGGGGCCGCAGGCGGCAGCGCCGGTGCAGCCAGCGCCACGACCGCTGACAGCGGTGCCAGCGCACCGGCAGCAGGTGGCAGCGGTGATGGACGTGATGCCTACCAGGCCGCCTTCCAGCAGGTACAGGCGCGCCAGTTCGACGCTGCCATCAGTTCGTTCAAACGCTTCATCGCCGATTATCCGCAGTCGAGTCTGATCCCCAATGCTCACTATTGGCTCGGTGAACTCTACTCGGCGCAGTCACAGCTCGACGCTGCCGCCACCGCCTTCAACACCGTCATCGACGACTACCCGCAGAGCAGCAAGGTACCCGATGCGCTCTACAAGCTGGGGCTGTTGAAAGCGCGTCAGGGCGACACCCAGGGCAGCCGTGAGCTGCTCAAGCGCGTACAGAGCGACTACCCCAAGAGTAGCGCCGCGCAGATGGCTGGGGATTTTCTCAACCAGCTGGGCAACTGA
- the tolB gene encoding Tol-Pal system beta propeller repeat protein TolB has translation MSQSLRRLAAAWLASLVALCLAANAQAQNLTIEITRGSDQAIPIAIVPFESQGAGGLPQDVAQIVSDDLEHSGQFEPLSRSALISLPSSSKDVFYDDWKRVNARYLVVGKIEPQGSDYRIQYELMDIAGGKRMLGETVTSSASDLRASAHYISDQIFEAITGIRGAFSTRIAYVAASGSGDNARYALYVADADGYNAQQVLSSDDPILSPAWSPDGSKLAYVSFESGNSAIYVQNVATGERLRLTSFPGINGAPAWSPDGRKMAMSLSKDGQPEIYVMDLASRQLTRLTNNRAIETEPDWSPDGRSLIFTSDRSGAPQLYRMPASGGEAQRVTFTGSYNSDGRFSPDGKALFMITRDENGFHVAKQDLDTSRVTVLTDTRWDESPSVAPNGTMVIFATQQGSQGVLGAVSSDGRASFRLPSQQGDVREPAWSPYLN, from the coding sequence ATGTCTCAAAGCTTGCGACGACTGGCGGCTGCCTGGCTGGCATCGCTCGTCGCGCTGTGCCTGGCGGCGAACGCCCAGGCACAGAATCTCACCATCGAGATCACCCGCGGCAGCGACCAGGCGATTCCGATCGCCATCGTGCCGTTCGAGTCCCAGGGGGCGGGCGGTCTGCCTCAGGATGTGGCGCAGATCGTCAGCGATGACCTCGAGCACAGCGGTCAGTTCGAGCCGCTCAGCCGCAGCGCGCTGATCTCGCTGCCGAGCAGCAGCAAGGACGTGTTCTACGATGACTGGAAGCGGGTCAACGCGCGCTATCTGGTGGTCGGCAAGATCGAGCCCCAGGGCAGCGACTATCGTATCCAGTACGAACTGATGGACATCGCCGGCGGCAAGCGCATGCTCGGCGAAACGGTGACCTCCAGCGCCAGCGATCTGCGCGCCAGCGCCCACTACATCAGCGACCAGATCTTCGAAGCGATCACCGGCATTCGCGGTGCCTTCTCGACCCGTATCGCCTATGTCGCGGCCTCGGGCAGCGGTGACAACGCGCGCTATGCGCTCTACGTCGCCGATGCCGATGGCTACAATGCCCAGCAGGTGCTTTCATCCGACGACCCGATTCTGTCGCCGGCCTGGTCGCCTGATGGCAGCAAACTCGCCTACGTCTCCTTCGAGTCCGGCAACTCCGCCATCTACGTGCAGAACGTGGCCACCGGCGAGCGCCTGCGCCTGACTTCTTTCCCGGGTATCAACGGCGCGCCGGCGTGGTCGCCGGACGGGCGCAAGATGGCGATGTCGCTGTCCAAGGATGGCCAGCCGGAAATCTACGTGATGGATCTGGCCTCGCGTCAGCTCACCCGCTTGACCAACAACCGCGCCATCGAGACCGAGCCCGATTGGTCGCCGGACGGCCGCTCGCTGATCTTCACGTCCGACCGTAGCGGCGCACCCCAGCTCTATCGCATGCCGGCCAGCGGCGGCGAGGCTCAGCGCGTCACGTTCACCGGCAGCTACAACTCCGATGGGCGTTTCTCGCCGGACGGCAAGGCGCTGTTCATGATCACCCGCGACGAGAATGGTTTTCACGTCGCAAAACAGGACCTGGACACCAGCCGTGTAACAGTCTTGACTGATACACGTTGGGATGAATCACCTAGTGTCGCACCGAACGGCACCATGGTAATCTTCGCGACGCAACAAGGGTCGCAAGGGGTGTTGGGGGCAGTCTCTTCCGATGGACGCGCGTCCTTCCGGCTGCCCTCACAACAAGGTGACGTGCGGGAACCCGCATGGTCACCATATTTGAACTAA